The Malus domestica chromosome 13, GDT2T_hap1 genome includes a window with the following:
- the LOC103453769 gene encoding choline monooxygenase, chloroplastic isoform X1, with protein sequence MAMTVATFQPKTLRPKSPYLLPNLPRRVCNFKAFSLHNPQLPSLVGQFEPTIPIERAGTPPSSWYTNPSFYSLEIDTLFYRGWQAVGYTEQISNAGEFFTGSRLGNVEFVVCQDGDGKLQAFHNVCRHHAMLLAYGSGRKSCFVCPYHGWTYGLDGALLKATRITGIQNFNENEFGLVPLKVATWGPFILLNMEQNVDSDPGSVQNEWLGSSAEVLSNNGIDTSLSFVCRRDYVIECNWKVFCDNYLDGGYHVPYAHKGLASGLNLDGYSTTMYEKVSIQKCEDGSTERKNDFDRLGSKALYAFVYPNFMINRYGPWMDTNLVLPLGPRKCQVRFDYFIEASLKDDRDFIERSLKDSERVQTEDVMLCEGVQRGLESPAYNIGRYAPTVENAMHHFHCLLHRSLTE encoded by the exons ATGGCGATGACTGTGGCAACTTTCCAACCCAAAACACTTCGACCCAAAAGCCCTTACCTTCTTCCCAATCTACCCAGAAGAGTCTGCAACTTCAAGGCCTTCTCCCTCCACAATCCCCAGCTCCCATCACTCGTGGGTCAGTTCGAACCCACCATCCCAATAGAGAGAGCAGGGACTCCTCCCAGCTCATGGTACACTAATCCATCCTTTTACTCTCTCGAAATCGACACCCTTTTCTACCGTGGATGGCAGGCTGTAG GATATACAGAACAGATTAGTAATGCAGGGGAGTTTTTCACTGGCAG CAGATTGGGAAACGTAGAGTTTGTGGTATGCCAAGATGGTGATGGAAAGCTTCAAGCTTTTCACAATGTCTGTCGACATCACGCGATGCTCCTTGCATATGGAAGCGGCCGCAAGTCCTGCTTTGTCTGCCCTTATCAT GGATGGACGTATGGGTTAGATGGTGCACTTCTCAAGGCAACTAGGATAACTGGAATACAGAATTTCAATGAAAAC GAGTTTGGACTTGTACCACTAAAAGTAGCAACTTGGGGACCGTTTATTCTTCTCAATATGGAACAGAATGTTGACAGTGATCCAGGCAGTGTGCAAAATGAATGGCTTGGCAGCTCCGCAGAAGTACTGAGTAACAACGGGATTGATACTTCATTAAGTTTTGTTTGCCGACGTGATTATGTGATTGAATGTAACTGGAAG GTCTTTTGTGACAACTACTTAGATGGGGGGTACCACGTGCCTTATGCACATAAAGGCCTTGCATCTGGTCTTAATCTTGACGGTTACTCTACCACA ATGTATGAAAAGGTCAGCATTCAAAAGTGTGAAGACGGCTcgacagaaagaaaaaatgatTTTGATCGGCTTGGGTCAAAAGCGCTGTATGCTTTCGTGTATCCAAATTTCATGATTAATAG GTATGGACCTTGGATGGATACCAATCTGGTATTGCCGCTCGGACCGCGGAAATGTCAAGTGAGATTTGATTACTTTATTGAAGCTTCTCTTAAG GATGACAGAGATTTTATAGAGAGAAGTTTGAAAGATAGTGAAAGAGTACAG ACGGAAGATGTCATGCTATGTGAAGGCGTTCAAAGAGGTTTGGAATCGCCCGCGTACAATATCGGTAGATACGCCCCGACTGTTGAGAATGCCATGCACCATTTCCATTGCCTGCTTCACAGGAGCTTAACAGAATGA
- the LOC103453769 gene encoding choline monooxygenase, chloroplastic isoform X2 produces the protein MAMTVATFQPKTLRPKSPYLLPNLPRRVCNFKAFSLHNPQLPSLVGQFEPTIPIERAGTPPSSWYTNPSFYSLEIDTLFYRGWQAVGYTEQISNAGEFFTGRLGNVEFVVCQDGDGKLQAFHNVCRHHAMLLAYGSGRKSCFVCPYHGWTYGLDGALLKATRITGIQNFNENEFGLVPLKVATWGPFILLNMEQNVDSDPGSVQNEWLGSSAEVLSNNGIDTSLSFVCRRDYVIECNWKVFCDNYLDGGYHVPYAHKGLASGLNLDGYSTTMYEKVSIQKCEDGSTERKNDFDRLGSKALYAFVYPNFMINRYGPWMDTNLVLPLGPRKCQVRFDYFIEASLKDDRDFIERSLKDSERVQTEDVMLCEGVQRGLESPAYNIGRYAPTVENAMHHFHCLLHRSLTE, from the exons ATGGCGATGACTGTGGCAACTTTCCAACCCAAAACACTTCGACCCAAAAGCCCTTACCTTCTTCCCAATCTACCCAGAAGAGTCTGCAACTTCAAGGCCTTCTCCCTCCACAATCCCCAGCTCCCATCACTCGTGGGTCAGTTCGAACCCACCATCCCAATAGAGAGAGCAGGGACTCCTCCCAGCTCATGGTACACTAATCCATCCTTTTACTCTCTCGAAATCGACACCCTTTTCTACCGTGGATGGCAGGCTGTAG GATATACAGAACAGATTAGTAATGCAGGGGAGTTTTTCACTGGCAG ATTGGGAAACGTAGAGTTTGTGGTATGCCAAGATGGTGATGGAAAGCTTCAAGCTTTTCACAATGTCTGTCGACATCACGCGATGCTCCTTGCATATGGAAGCGGCCGCAAGTCCTGCTTTGTCTGCCCTTATCAT GGATGGACGTATGGGTTAGATGGTGCACTTCTCAAGGCAACTAGGATAACTGGAATACAGAATTTCAATGAAAAC GAGTTTGGACTTGTACCACTAAAAGTAGCAACTTGGGGACCGTTTATTCTTCTCAATATGGAACAGAATGTTGACAGTGATCCAGGCAGTGTGCAAAATGAATGGCTTGGCAGCTCCGCAGAAGTACTGAGTAACAACGGGATTGATACTTCATTAAGTTTTGTTTGCCGACGTGATTATGTGATTGAATGTAACTGGAAG GTCTTTTGTGACAACTACTTAGATGGGGGGTACCACGTGCCTTATGCACATAAAGGCCTTGCATCTGGTCTTAATCTTGACGGTTACTCTACCACA ATGTATGAAAAGGTCAGCATTCAAAAGTGTGAAGACGGCTcgacagaaagaaaaaatgatTTTGATCGGCTTGGGTCAAAAGCGCTGTATGCTTTCGTGTATCCAAATTTCATGATTAATAG GTATGGACCTTGGATGGATACCAATCTGGTATTGCCGCTCGGACCGCGGAAATGTCAAGTGAGATTTGATTACTTTATTGAAGCTTCTCTTAAG GATGACAGAGATTTTATAGAGAGAAGTTTGAAAGATAGTGAAAGAGTACAG ACGGAAGATGTCATGCTATGTGAAGGCGTTCAAAGAGGTTTGGAATCGCCCGCGTACAATATCGGTAGATACGCCCCGACTGTTGAGAATGCCATGCACCATTTCCATTGCCTGCTTCACAGGAGCTTAACAGAATGA